A region of Micromonospora chokoriensis DNA encodes the following proteins:
- the asnB gene encoding asparagine synthase (glutamine-hydrolyzing), with the protein MCGLLAFFSANGNAAAHRDHIAGALECLHHRGPDETGVEVVGDASGRYADGVFAHKRLAIIDVASSHEPLPYANGRYLLTFNGEIYNYIELREELIRNFGAQFATAGDGEVIVAGYHFWGEQVLTRLRGMFAFVIWDRQERRAFGARDYFGIKPMHYLETADGLYLASEKKALLPFAHSNYQGDAGVDPANLSHYLTLQYVPEPGTLHKGISRIGSGEYLNWTPGGRIDVRRWYRPVFRPAPVDDEQKLYHEIRETLRESVRMHMRSDVPVGSFLSSGIDSTAVVALAREFNPNILTFTVGYDVPGYSEIDVAQESARHLDVTTIPTKIGPQDMIDALPKIVWHLDDPVADPALVPLYFVAKKAAEHVTVVLSGEGADEFFGGYTIYREPLSLGTVNGLPGGVQKGLRAVSKAIPQGVKGKSFLERGTTPIEERYYGNARMFTEEEKRHLMRRYDPSVRYTDVTAPIYAECTELDDVTKMQYVDLYTWLRGDILVKADRISMSHSLEVRVPFLDREVFDVAATIPVDLKLPPRSDATKYAMRQALQGVVPPAIVNRKKLGFPTPTRVWLRGEMYEWARHVLSTSGAGDLLDLSYALRLLDEHKREEADHSRKVWTVLIFCIWHAIFVSKTLDPGIQRNQSALLTKPVVGSMVR; encoded by the coding sequence ATGTGCGGACTTCTGGCCTTCTTCAGCGCGAACGGTAACGCCGCCGCGCATCGCGACCACATCGCCGGAGCGTTGGAATGCCTGCACCACCGCGGCCCCGACGAGACCGGGGTCGAGGTGGTCGGCGACGCTTCCGGCCGGTACGCGGACGGCGTGTTCGCCCACAAGCGGCTGGCCATCATCGACGTCGCGTCGAGCCACGAGCCGCTGCCCTACGCGAACGGTCGTTACCTGCTCACCTTCAACGGTGAGATCTACAACTACATCGAGTTGCGCGAGGAGTTGATCAGGAACTTCGGCGCGCAGTTCGCCACCGCCGGCGACGGCGAGGTGATCGTGGCGGGCTACCACTTCTGGGGCGAGCAGGTGCTCACCCGACTGCGGGGCATGTTCGCCTTCGTCATCTGGGACCGGCAGGAGCGGCGCGCCTTCGGCGCCCGCGACTACTTCGGCATCAAGCCGATGCACTACCTGGAGACCGCCGACGGCCTCTACCTGGCCTCAGAGAAGAAGGCGCTGCTGCCGTTCGCGCACAGCAACTACCAGGGCGACGCGGGTGTCGACCCGGCCAACCTGAGCCACTACCTGACTCTGCAGTACGTCCCGGAGCCGGGCACGCTGCACAAGGGCATCAGCCGGATCGGGTCGGGGGAGTACCTGAACTGGACCCCGGGCGGGCGGATCGACGTGCGCCGGTGGTACCGGCCGGTGTTCCGGCCGGCGCCGGTCGACGACGAGCAGAAGCTGTACCACGAGATCCGGGAGACGCTGCGGGAGAGCGTGCGCATGCACATGCGCTCCGACGTGCCGGTCGGCTCGTTCCTGTCCAGCGGCATCGACTCCACGGCGGTGGTGGCGTTGGCGCGGGAGTTCAACCCGAACATCCTGACCTTCACGGTGGGCTACGACGTGCCGGGTTACTCGGAGATCGACGTCGCCCAGGAGTCGGCGCGGCACCTGGACGTCACCACGATCCCCACCAAGATCGGTCCGCAGGACATGATCGATGCGCTGCCGAAGATCGTCTGGCACCTGGACGACCCGGTGGCCGACCCGGCGCTGGTGCCGCTCTACTTCGTGGCCAAGAAGGCCGCCGAGCACGTCACGGTGGTGCTGTCCGGCGAGGGCGCGGACGAGTTCTTCGGCGGCTACACGATCTACCGGGAGCCGCTGTCGTTGGGCACCGTCAACGGTCTGCCCGGCGGGGTGCAGAAGGGCCTGCGCGCGGTCTCCAAGGCGATCCCGCAGGGGGTCAAGGGCAAGAGCTTCCTGGAGCGCGGCACGACTCCGATCGAGGAGCGTTACTACGGCAACGCGCGGATGTTCACCGAAGAGGAGAAGCGGCACCTGATGCGCCGCTACGACCCCTCGGTGCGCTACACGGACGTCACCGCCCCGATCTACGCCGAGTGCACCGAGCTGGACGACGTCACCAAGATGCAGTACGTCGACCTCTACACCTGGCTGCGCGGCGACATCCTGGTCAAGGCCGACCGGATTTCGATGTCGCACTCGCTGGAGGTGCGGGTGCCGTTCCTCGACCGTGAGGTCTTCGACGTCGCGGCGACGATCCCGGTCGACCTGAAGCTGCCGCCGCGCTCCGACGCGACGAAGTACGCCATGCGCCAGGCGTTGCAGGGGGTCGTGCCGCCGGCCATCGTCAACCGCAAGAAGCTGGGTTTCCCGACCCCGACCCGGGTCTGGCTGCGCGGCGAGATGTACGAGTGGGCCCGGCACGTGCTGAGCACGTCGGGTGCGGGTGACCTGCTCGACCTGTCGTACGCGCTGCGGCTGCTCGACGAGCACAAGCGGGAGGAGGCCGACCACTCCCGCAAGGTGTGGACGGTGCTGATCTTCTGCATCTGGCACGCGATCTTCGTGTCGAAGACGCTCGACCCGGGCATCCAGCGCAACCAGTCGGCCCTGCTGACGAAGCCGGTCGTGGGTTCCATGGTCCGCTGA
- a CDS encoding thioesterase family protein has product MQEQPEPAFAPGLTAQVELTVTDADTARAVGSGDVPVLGTPRVLALVEAATVAATATGMPPGSTSVGTRVELEHLAPTVVGRTVRAQALLATVDGRRLSFEVTVSDGDQTVARGRVDRIMVDRHRFVERAGRVS; this is encoded by the coding sequence ATGCAGGAGCAGCCCGAGCCGGCCTTCGCGCCGGGTCTGACCGCCCAGGTCGAGTTGACAGTCACCGACGCGGACACCGCCCGGGCGGTGGGTTCGGGGGACGTACCGGTGCTGGGCACTCCCCGGGTCCTCGCGCTCGTCGAGGCGGCGACCGTCGCGGCGACGGCGACCGGGATGCCGCCCGGGTCGACGAGCGTGGGCACCCGGGTCGAGTTGGAACACCTGGCGCCGACCGTGGTCGGCCGGACGGTCCGGGCGCAGGCCCTGCTGGCGACTGTCGACGGTCGGCGGCTGTCGTTCGAGGTCACGGTCAGCGACGGGGACCAGACGGTGGCTCGGGGCCGGGTCGACCGGATCATGGTGGACCGGCACCGTTTCGTCGAACGCGCCGGGCGGGTGTCGTGA
- a CDS encoding alpha-galactosidase has translation MSPVLVPPSFRPVAALLIMLLVAVGGIFVSPPERALAWDNDVADTPPMGWNSYDSFNWRVTEADVRANADYMATNLRQFGWQYVVIDWAWYYPGQHNNSPNQDANLQPRLRMDANGRLLPDTTRFPSAAGDNGFKPLADYVHAQGLKFGVHLMRGIPRQAVADNVPILGTNCRANQINNSTTANWLNLMWGLNMSNPCAQSYLDSVFQLLASWGVDFVKVDDIAAPTYRQSEVEGYRTAIQRSGRPMVLSLSPGATPLASGPHVQNNAHMWRIVNDLWDNWSSVDALFDQLRNWTPYRATGAWPDPDMIPIGRLSKYGPVGSPRYSNLTADEQRTLMSLWVINRAPLMWGGNLVENRASELALMTNAAVLAVDQNSTNNRQLTGGTRQVWTADVPGSDHRYVALFNRESSAAPVSVNLADLGIGSAGATDLWSGAALGTTSGTFTRTLPAHGAGLYRLAPETTVPVPTTSTLTARHSGKLLDVSNNATTDGADVVQWAANGQANQRWRFQDVGGGYQTVVSVHSGKCLDVYGGAGATADGVRVTQWTCNGGTNQQWRVQDLGTGYVQLVARHSGKCLDVLNAATTDGARVVQWTCGTGNQQQWRRTSA, from the coding sequence ATGTCACCAGTCCTGGTACCTCCGTCGTTCCGCCCCGTCGCGGCCCTGCTGATCATGCTGCTCGTGGCCGTGGGAGGCATCTTCGTCAGCCCGCCCGAACGGGCGCTCGCCTGGGACAACGACGTGGCCGACACCCCACCGATGGGCTGGAACAGCTACGACTCGTTCAACTGGAGGGTCACCGAGGCCGACGTCCGGGCCAACGCCGACTACATGGCCACCAACCTGCGGCAGTTCGGCTGGCAGTACGTGGTGATCGACTGGGCGTGGTACTACCCCGGTCAACACAACAACAGCCCCAACCAGGACGCCAACCTGCAACCCCGGCTCCGGATGGACGCCAACGGGCGGCTGCTACCGGACACCACCCGGTTCCCCTCCGCCGCCGGTGACAACGGGTTCAAGCCCCTCGCCGACTACGTCCACGCGCAGGGGCTGAAGTTCGGCGTCCACCTGATGCGCGGCATCCCCCGCCAGGCCGTCGCCGACAACGTCCCGATCCTCGGCACGAACTGCCGCGCCAACCAGATCAACAACAGCACCACGGCGAACTGGCTCAACCTGATGTGGGGCCTCAACATGTCCAACCCCTGCGCCCAGAGCTACCTGGACTCGGTGTTCCAGCTGCTGGCGTCCTGGGGGGTCGACTTCGTGAAGGTGGACGACATCGCCGCGCCGACGTACCGGCAGTCGGAGGTCGAGGGGTACCGCACCGCCATCCAGCGCAGCGGCCGGCCGATGGTGCTGAGCCTGTCGCCCGGCGCGACCCCGCTGGCCAGCGGGCCACACGTGCAGAACAACGCGCACATGTGGCGCATCGTCAACGACCTGTGGGACAACTGGTCGTCGGTGGACGCCCTCTTCGACCAACTCCGCAACTGGACCCCGTACCGCGCCACCGGCGCCTGGCCCGACCCGGACATGATCCCGATCGGTCGGCTCTCCAAGTACGGACCGGTCGGATCGCCGCGCTACTCCAACCTGACGGCGGACGAACAACGCACCCTGATGTCGCTGTGGGTGATCAACCGGGCGCCGTTGATGTGGGGCGGCAACCTGGTCGAGAACCGCGCCTCCGAGTTGGCGTTGATGACCAACGCGGCGGTGCTGGCCGTCGACCAGAACAGCACGAACAACCGTCAACTCACCGGCGGTACCCGGCAGGTGTGGACCGCCGACGTGCCCGGCAGCGACCACCGGTACGTCGCCCTCTTCAACCGGGAGAGCAGCGCGGCCCCCGTGTCGGTCAACCTGGCCGACCTGGGCATCGGATCCGCCGGCGCGACAGACCTCTGGTCCGGTGCGGCCCTCGGCACGACGAGTGGCACCTTCACCCGCACGCTTCCGGCCCACGGCGCCGGGCTCTACCGGCTCGCGCCGGAGACCACGGTGCCGGTGCCGACCACGTCCACCCTCACGGCACGGCACAGCGGCAAACTGCTGGACGTGTCGAACAACGCGACCACCGACGGCGCCGACGTGGTCCAGTGGGCCGCGAACGGCCAGGCCAACCAGCGGTGGCGGTTCCAGGACGTGGGCGGCGGCTACCAGACGGTGGTCAGCGTGCACAGCGGCAAGTGCCTCGACGTGTACGGCGGCGCGGGCGCCACCGCCGACGGGGTCCGGGTGACCCAGTGGACCTGCAACGGCGGCACCAACCAACAGTGGCGCGTGCAGGACCTCGGCACGGGCTACGTGCAGCTCGTCGCCCGACACAGCGGCAAGTGCCTGGACGTCCTCAACGCCGCCACCACCGACGGTGCCCGCGTCGTGCAGTGGACGTGCGGCACCGGCAACCAGCAGCAGTGGCGGCGTACCTCGGCATAG
- a CDS encoding lytic polysaccharide monooxygenase auxiliary activity family 9 protein: MNRSRTAALLIASVTLALGGVALASNPQPAEAHGAAMTPGSRTYLCWQDGLSQTGEIRPTNPACSAAVATSGANSLYNWFSVLRSDAGGRTTGFIPDGQLCSGGATGFRGYDLPRTDWPLTHLTAGARLDFKYSNWAHHPGTFYFYITKNSWSPNRALAWSDLEEQPFLTVTNPPQRGGVGTNDGHYYFSGNLPSGKSGQHIIYSRWVRSDSQENFFGCSDVVFDGGNGQVTGIRGGTTSPTTPPPGPTDPPPATTPPPAGGACTASYKVTSSWQGGFQGEVTITNSSSSALSGWTASWTWPNGQSISQIWGATQTSSGSSVTATNVNYNGTVAPSGTATFGFLGSYTGTNGVPAVTCAAR; this comes from the coding sequence GTGAATCGTTCCCGTACGGCCGCGTTGCTCATCGCGTCCGTGACACTCGCACTGGGCGGCGTCGCCCTGGCGTCCAATCCGCAGCCCGCCGAGGCGCACGGTGCGGCGATGACGCCCGGCAGCCGCACCTACCTGTGCTGGCAGGACGGCCTCAGCCAGACCGGCGAGATCCGGCCGACCAACCCCGCGTGCTCCGCCGCCGTCGCGACGAGTGGCGCGAACTCGCTCTACAACTGGTTCAGCGTGCTCCGCTCCGACGCCGGGGGTCGGACCACCGGCTTCATCCCGGACGGCCAGCTGTGCAGCGGTGGCGCCACCGGCTTCCGCGGGTACGACCTGCCGCGTACCGACTGGCCGCTGACCCACCTGACCGCCGGCGCGCGGTTGGACTTCAAGTACAGCAACTGGGCACACCACCCGGGCACGTTCTACTTCTACATCACCAAGAACAGTTGGAGCCCGAACCGGGCGCTGGCCTGGAGTGACCTGGAGGAGCAGCCGTTCCTCACGGTGACCAACCCGCCGCAGCGCGGAGGCGTCGGCACCAACGACGGTCACTACTACTTCAGTGGCAACCTGCCGTCGGGCAAGAGCGGCCAGCACATCATCTACTCGCGCTGGGTGCGGTCGGACTCGCAGGAGAACTTCTTCGGCTGCTCCGACGTGGTCTTCGACGGTGGTAACGGACAGGTGACCGGCATCCGGGGCGGCACGACGTCGCCGACCACGCCGCCGCCCGGGCCGACCGACCCGCCGCCGGCGACCACCCCGCCGCCGGCCGGTGGCGCCTGCACGGCCAGCTACAAGGTGACCAGCTCCTGGCAGGGTGGCTTCCAGGGCGAGGTCACGATCACGAACAGCAGCAGTTCGGCGTTGTCCGGCTGGACCGCCAGCTGGACCTGGCCCAACGGGCAGTCGATCAGCCAGATCTGGGGTGCCACCCAGACGTCGTCCGGCTCGTCGGTGACAGCGACGAACGTCAACTACAACGGCACCGTCGCACCGTCGGGCACCGCGACGTTCGGCTTCCTGGGCAGCTACACAGGAACCAACGGCGTCCCCGCGGTGACCTGCGCCGCTCGCTGA
- a CDS encoding PfkB family carbohydrate kinase — MGYAVVLGEALVDLLDSERDGERVYRQAIGGGPLNVAVGVARLGGAAQFVGSLGDDVLGGRIRAFLSAVDVGVAGAVTVPAPTTLAVVTYAGPEPDFRFYGEPASYGLLGPDDLDLALLEGADVLYCGSIVLLQPGALAAARRAWSLATGLRVFDPNVRPRLLDGPTALEGLREVVAEFAAGAHLVKLSAADAGLLYPGEPVEGVAAYLRELGASTVVLTLGAAGAVLAAADADPVRVPAPTVEAIDATGAGDSVMAALIADLLVAGEPVTPDGWVERVGFALRVAGLVCESPGGATAMPTRADVERRFG; from the coding sequence ATGGGATACGCGGTGGTGCTCGGCGAGGCGCTGGTCGACCTGCTCGACAGCGAGCGCGACGGTGAGCGGGTCTACCGGCAGGCGATCGGCGGTGGGCCACTCAACGTGGCCGTCGGTGTGGCGCGCCTCGGCGGCGCGGCGCAGTTTGTCGGCTCGCTCGGCGACGACGTGCTGGGTGGTCGGATCCGCGCCTTCCTGAGCGCTGTGGACGTCGGAGTGGCCGGTGCGGTCACGGTGCCGGCGCCGACCACGCTCGCGGTGGTCACGTACGCCGGACCGGAACCGGACTTCCGCTTCTACGGCGAGCCGGCCTCCTACGGGCTGCTCGGCCCCGACGACCTGGATCTCGCGTTGCTGGAGGGCGCGGACGTGCTCTACTGCGGCTCGATCGTGCTCCTGCAACCCGGCGCGCTCGCCGCCGCCCGACGCGCCTGGTCGCTCGCCACGGGTCTGCGGGTCTTCGACCCGAACGTGCGCCCCCGGCTGTTGGACGGGCCGACCGCGCTGGAGGGGCTGCGCGAGGTGGTGGCCGAGTTCGCCGCCGGCGCGCACCTGGTCAAGCTGAGCGCCGCCGACGCCGGGCTGCTCTACCCGGGTGAACCGGTCGAGGGGGTCGCGGCGTACCTGCGCGAGCTGGGTGCCTCCACGGTGGTGCTGACGCTCGGCGCGGCCGGTGCGGTGCTGGCTGCCGCCGACGCCGACCCGGTCCGGGTGCCGGCCCCGACTGTCGAGGCGATCGACGCCACCGGCGCGGGTGACTCGGTGATGGCCGCGTTGATCGCCGATCTGCTCGTCGCCGGGGAGCCGGTCACCCCGGACGGGTGGGTGGAGCGGGTCGGGTTCGCGCTGCGGGTCGCCGGCCTGGTCTGTGAGTCACCGGGTGGCGCCACCGCCATGCCCACGCGTGCCGACGTGGAGCGCCGCTTCGGCTGA
- a CDS encoding MBL fold metallo-hydrolase: MTAGFVEVADRVYVRREPMLRVNVTLVVGDDEALLVDTLSSAAQASDLAAAVRAVTDRPLTLVNTHHHYDHCFGNAVLAGEPPRPVYAHELAVAALRDEPERLRREAYEEVRTEHPTLAAQLADTPLLAPTHAVQTETTLDLGGRRVLLRHPGRGHTEADLVVHVPDADVLVAGDLVEQSGPPAFEDSYPLKWPDAVADLLRLTTAHTTVVPGHGDPVDVDFVRAQHAELARLAWLIRAAHTGSAPAERVAAEAPFGARAALIAARRGYLELDGES, translated from the coding sequence GTGACCGCCGGTTTCGTCGAGGTCGCCGACCGGGTGTACGTGCGACGCGAGCCGATGCTGCGGGTCAACGTCACCCTGGTCGTGGGCGACGACGAGGCCCTGCTGGTGGACACGCTCTCGTCGGCCGCGCAGGCCAGCGACCTGGCCGCCGCCGTCCGGGCGGTCACCGACCGACCGTTGACGCTCGTCAACACCCACCACCACTACGACCACTGCTTCGGCAACGCCGTCCTGGCGGGCGAGCCACCCCGCCCGGTGTACGCGCACGAGCTGGCCGTCGCGGCCCTGCGCGACGAGCCGGAGCGGCTGCGCCGGGAGGCGTACGAGGAGGTGCGCACGGAGCACCCGACGCTCGCCGCCCAGCTGGCCGACACGCCCCTGCTCGCCCCGACGCACGCCGTGCAGACGGAGACGACGCTCGACCTGGGTGGCCGGCGGGTGCTGCTGCGGCACCCGGGCCGGGGGCACACCGAGGCCGATCTGGTGGTGCACGTGCCGGACGCCGACGTGCTGGTGGCCGGTGACCTCGTGGAGCAGAGCGGCCCGCCCGCCTTCGAGGACTCGTACCCCCTGAAGTGGCCGGACGCGGTCGCGGACCTGTTGCGGCTGACCACCGCGCACACGACGGTGGTGCCGGGTCACGGTGACCCGGTGGACGTCGACTTCGTCCGCGCCCAGCACGCCGAGCTGGCCAGGTTGGCCTGGCTGATCCGGGCCGCGCACACCGGCAGCGCCCCGGCGGAGCGGGTGGCCGCCGAGGCGCCCTTCGGTGCGCGCGCCGCCCTGATCGCCGCCCGGCGCGGCTACCTGGAACTCGACGGCGAGAGCTGA
- a CDS encoding aminopeptidase P family protein, translating into MTEGRTDGTPTDGTESHDPDFPEAFLSFMRQGWRDTALPVTPRPETPNYAKRRAALSAAFPGETLVIPTGTEKVRANDTDYPFRPGSDFAYLTGDHDADSVLVLRPNGSGHDATLYMRPRSSRQTDEFFRSRNGELWVGRRHTLAEKSTELGLPTADLTGLEATLADLAPGRTRVLRGFDAQVDAAVRQYDGPRAEGQPARDRELAIAISEMKLVKDEWEIGQLQDAIDATVRGFEDVARILPADRAVSERLLEGVFALRARHDGNDVGYSSIVGAGEHATILHWVHNHGATRPGDLLLMDMGVEGRNLYTADVTRVLPVNGRFTALQRQVYDIVYASQQAGIEAIRPGVTFKDVHLTCMRVLAEGLSDLGLLPVSVDEAMDEKSTVYRRWTLHGFGHMLGIDVHDCSNARKETYRDGALGEGYVLTVEPGLYFQPEDELVPAELRGVGIRIEDDVLVTASGATNLSAGLPRTSDEVETWLAEQREAGPRLPG; encoded by the coding sequence ATGACCGAGGGACGCACCGACGGTACGCCGACGGACGGTACGGAATCACACGATCCGGACTTCCCGGAGGCGTTCCTGTCCTTCATGCGGCAGGGCTGGCGCGACACCGCGCTCCCCGTGACGCCCCGCCCGGAGACACCCAACTACGCCAAGCGGCGGGCCGCGCTCTCGGCGGCGTTCCCCGGCGAGACGCTCGTCATCCCCACCGGCACCGAGAAGGTCCGGGCCAACGACACCGACTACCCGTTCCGGCCCGGCAGCGACTTCGCCTACCTGACCGGCGACCACGACGCCGACAGCGTGCTGGTGCTACGCCCGAACGGCTCAGGGCACGACGCGACGCTGTACATGCGGCCCCGGTCCTCCCGGCAAACCGACGAGTTCTTCCGCAGCCGCAACGGCGAGCTGTGGGTGGGCCGGCGGCACACCCTCGCCGAGAAGTCGACCGAGCTGGGCCTGCCCACCGCCGACCTCACCGGCCTGGAGGCGACGCTCGCCGACCTGGCGCCGGGGCGTACCCGGGTGCTGCGCGGTTTCGACGCCCAGGTGGACGCGGCCGTGCGCCAGTACGACGGGCCCCGCGCCGAGGGCCAGCCCGCCCGCGACCGGGAGCTGGCCATCGCCATCTCGGAGATGAAGCTGGTCAAGGACGAGTGGGAGATCGGCCAGCTCCAGGACGCCATCGACGCCACAGTGCGCGGCTTCGAGGACGTAGCCCGGATCCTCCCGGCGGACCGCGCCGTCTCCGAGCGGCTCCTGGAAGGTGTCTTCGCGCTGCGGGCCCGTCACGACGGCAACGACGTCGGGTACAGCTCCATCGTCGGCGCCGGCGAACACGCCACGATCCTGCACTGGGTGCACAACCACGGCGCCACCCGACCGGGTGACCTGCTGCTGATGGACATGGGCGTCGAGGGCCGCAACCTCTACACCGCCGACGTCACCCGGGTACTCCCGGTCAACGGCCGGTTCACCGCCCTGCAACGCCAGGTCTACGACATCGTGTACGCCTCGCAGCAGGCGGGCATCGAGGCCATCCGCCCCGGCGTGACGTTCAAGGACGTCCACCTGACCTGCATGCGGGTCCTCGCCGAGGGCCTGTCCGACCTGGGTCTGCTGCCGGTGAGCGTCGACGAGGCGATGGACGAGAAGTCGACCGTCTACCGGCGGTGGACGCTGCACGGCTTCGGCCACATGCTCGGCATCGACGTGCACGACTGCTCGAACGCCCGCAAGGAGACGTACCGCGACGGCGCGCTGGGCGAGGGCTATGTGCTCACCGTCGAGCCCGGGTTGTACTTCCAGCCCGAGGACGAGCTGGTCCCCGCCGAGCTGCGCGGCGTCGGCATCCGGATCGAGGACGACGTGCTGGTCACCGCGTCCGGCGCGACGAACCTCTCGGCCGGGTTGCCGCGTACCTCCGACGAGGTGGAGACCTGGCTGGCCGAGCAGCGCGAGGCCGGCCCCCGCCTGCCCGGCTGA
- a CDS encoding XdhC family protein, which produces MPDVFDEAHRRCRGGEPVALATVVATWRSAPQPPGATMLVAADGTVTGSVSGGCVEADLYERARRVLDTGVPELTRYGISDDDAYTVGLTCGGVLDVFVERVDADALAGLDAIAAARRDGRPAAVVTCVAADAGDPPGPVPVDPAGRLGRRLVLTGRQPTGSLGDDRLDAAASADALGLLAAGHSGMLRYGYHGQRRGCGVSLFVTAYATPPRMIVFGAIDFAAAVARIGAFLGYRVTVCDARPVFTTARRFPEADEVVVQWPHRYLRTEVDAGRVDERTVVCVLTHDPRFDVPLLEVALRHPLAYVGAMGSRRTHDERLKLLREAGVGAAQLARLASPIGLDLGGRTPEETAVSVAAQIVAARWGGTGRPLVALDGPIHQPG; this is translated from the coding sequence GTGCCGGACGTGTTCGACGAGGCACACCGCCGTTGCCGCGGTGGCGAGCCGGTCGCCCTCGCCACCGTCGTGGCCACCTGGCGGTCCGCGCCGCAGCCGCCCGGCGCGACCATGCTCGTCGCGGCCGACGGCACGGTCACCGGCAGTGTCTCCGGCGGCTGCGTCGAGGCGGACCTCTACGAACGGGCCCGCCGTGTGCTGGACACCGGCGTACCCGAGCTGACCAGGTACGGAATCAGCGACGACGACGCGTACACCGTGGGCCTGACCTGTGGTGGTGTCCTCGACGTGTTCGTGGAGCGCGTCGACGCCGACGCCCTGGCCGGGCTGGACGCGATCGCCGCCGCCCGCCGAGACGGCCGACCGGCGGCGGTGGTCACCTGCGTGGCGGCGGACGCCGGTGACCCGCCGGGTCCGGTGCCGGTCGACCCGGCCGGGCGGCTGGGTCGGCGGCTCGTGCTGACCGGCCGGCAGCCGACCGGCTCGCTCGGCGACGACCGCCTCGACGCCGCCGCCAGCGCCGACGCTCTCGGGCTGCTCGCCGCCGGACACAGTGGAATGCTCCGGTACGGGTACCACGGGCAGCGCCGCGGCTGCGGCGTGAGCCTCTTCGTGACGGCGTACGCCACACCGCCCCGGATGATCGTCTTCGGGGCCATCGACTTCGCCGCCGCGGTGGCCCGGATCGGCGCGTTCCTCGGCTACCGGGTCACCGTCTGCGACGCCCGGCCGGTCTTCACCACCGCGCGACGCTTCCCCGAGGCGGACGAGGTGGTGGTGCAGTGGCCGCACCGCTACCTGCGTACGGAGGTGGACGCCGGTCGGGTCGACGAGCGGACGGTGGTGTGCGTCCTCACCCACGACCCGAGGTTCGACGTGCCGTTGCTGGAGGTGGCGCTGCGCCACCCGCTGGCGTACGTCGGCGCGATGGGCTCGCGACGCACCCACGACGAACGGCTCAAGCTGCTACGCGAGGCGGGGGTCGGCGCGGCGCAGCTCGCCCGGCTCGCCTCCCCGATCGGGCTGGACCTCGGTGGGCGTACCCCGGAGGAGACCGCGGTGAGTGTGGCCGCGCAGATCGTCGCGGCCCGCTGGGGCGGCACGGGTCGGCCGCTGGTGGCGCTCGACGGGCCGATCCACCAGCCGGGGTAG
- a CDS encoding phosphatase PAP2 family protein: MAVVTDPQPPARTDPPASPDGGRRRVVAMTVWAVTFVAAWLAIGLPTDPAYAFVWIWAATIAWNSERPWRSHLRFARDWVPVVLLFVVYNLSRGFADNGATPHAMELIVADRFMFGWATGGEVPTVWLQQHLYHPQVHWWDIAASWVYFSHFVVALAAAAVLWLRDRHRWAAYMRRWGFLCAAGLVTYFLYPAAPPWWAAQNGLLTEVARISTRGWKAFGMHGAGNVLNAGQIASNPVAAMPSLHTAWALFVVLFFLAGTRRRWWPLLLAYPLAMTFTLVYSGEHYVIDVLVGWAYVGLTFLVVGLAERGWAAWRARHPKAGTPPPPELTDDPETPPTEPPSPRTPTTPSTTPQVPADH; this comes from the coding sequence ATGGCCGTCGTGACTGACCCCCAGCCCCCCGCCCGGACCGACCCGCCCGCGTCCCCGGACGGTGGTCGTCGGCGCGTCGTCGCCATGACCGTCTGGGCGGTCACCTTCGTCGCCGCGTGGCTGGCCATCGGGCTGCCCACCGACCCCGCGTACGCCTTCGTCTGGATCTGGGCGGCGACGATCGCCTGGAACAGCGAGCGGCCGTGGCGCAGCCACCTGCGCTTCGCCCGAGACTGGGTGCCGGTGGTGCTGCTGTTCGTCGTCTACAACCTCTCCCGGGGGTTCGCCGACAACGGGGCCACCCCGCACGCGATGGAGTTGATCGTCGCCGACCGGTTCATGTTCGGCTGGGCCACCGGCGGGGAGGTGCCCACCGTCTGGTTGCAGCAGCACCTCTACCACCCGCAGGTGCACTGGTGGGACATCGCGGCGAGCTGGGTGTACTTCTCCCACTTCGTGGTGGCGCTCGCCGCCGCCGCGGTGCTCTGGCTGCGCGACCGGCACCGCTGGGCCGCGTACATGCGGCGCTGGGGTTTCCTCTGCGCCGCCGGCCTGGTCACCTACTTCCTCTACCCGGCCGCCCCGCCCTGGTGGGCCGCGCAGAACGGGCTGCTCACCGAGGTCGCCCGGATCTCCACCCGGGGCTGGAAGGCGTTCGGCATGCACGGCGCCGGCAACGTCCTCAACGCCGGTCAGATCGCCTCCAACCCGGTCGCCGCGATGCCGTCGCTGCACACCGCGTGGGCGCTGTTCGTGGTCCTGTTCTTCCTCGCCGGCACCCGCCGCCGCTGGTGGCCGCTGCTGCTCGCGTACCCGTTGGCGATGACCTTCACCCTGGTCTACTCGGGTGAGCACTACGTGATCGACGTGCTGGTCGGCTGGGCGTACGTGGGGTTGACCTTCCTGGTGGTCGGCCTGGCCGAGCGGGGCTGGGCCGCCTGGCGGGCCCGTCACCCGAAGGCCGGAACCCCACCGCCCCCCGAGCTGACGGACGACCCCGAGACACCACCCACCGAACCCCCGTCCCCCCGCACACCCACCACCCCCAGCACAACCCCCCAAGTCCCCGCCGACCACTGA